A genome region from Hevea brasiliensis isolate MT/VB/25A 57/8 chromosome 9, ASM3005281v1, whole genome shotgun sequence includes the following:
- the LOC110638723 gene encoding catalase isozyme 2 translates to MDPYKFRPSSAHNSSFFTTNSGAPVWNNNNSLTVGSRGPILLEDYHLVEKLANFDRERIPERVVHARGASAKGFFEVTHDISHLTCADFLRAPGVQTPVIVRFSTVIHERGSPETLRDPRGFAVKFYTREGNFDLVGNNFPVFFIRDGIKFPDMVHALKPNPKSHIQETWRILDFFSHHPESLHMFTFLFDDIGIPQDYRHMDGSGVNTYTLINKAGKAYYVKFHWKPTCGVKSLLEDKAIRVGGSNHSHATQDLYDSIAAGNYPEWKLFIQTIDPADEEKFDFDPLDVTKTWPEDILPLQPVGRLVLNRNIDNFFAENEQLAFCPSIVVPGVYYSDDKLLQTRIFSYSDTQRYRLGPNYLQLPANAPKCAHHNNHHDGFMNFMHRDEEVNYFPSRYDPVRHAEKYPIPSAILSGNCEKCVIPKENNFKQPGERYRSFSSDRKERFIRRWVEAMSDPRVTYEIRSIWISYWYQADKSLGQKIASHLNMRPTM, encoded by the exons ATGGATCCTTACAAG TTTCGTCCATCAAGCGCCCACAATTCCTCATTCTTCACCACAAACTCTGGTGCCCCTGTCTGGAATAATAACAATTCCCTCACTGTTGGGTCCAGAG GCCCAATTCTGCTTGAGGATTATCATTTGGTGGAGAAGCTAGCAAATTTCGACAGGGAACGCATTCCAGAGCGTGTGGTTCATGCTAGAGGTGCTAGTGCTAAAGGGTTCTTTGAAGTAACTCATGATATCTCTCATCTAACTTGTGCTGATTTCCTTCGAGCCCCTGGAGTCCAGACCCCTGTTATTGTCAGGTTTTCCACTGTTATCCATGAGCGTGGAAGTCCTGAAACTCTCAGAGACCCTCGAGGTTTTGCTGTCAAGTTTTACACCAGAGAG GGTAATTTTGACCTGGTGGGCAACAATTTTCCTGTCTTTTTCATCCGTGATGGGATTAAATTCCCTGACATGGTCCATGCTCTCAAACCCAATCCTAAGTCACACATTCAGGAAACTTGGAGGATACTTGACTTCTTCTCACACCACCCTGAGAGCTTGCACATGTTCACCTTTCTCTTTGATGACATTGGAATTCCACAGGATTACAGGCACATGGATGGGTCTGGTGTTAACACCTACACTTTGATCAACAAGGCTGGGAAAGCATACTATGTGAAATTCCATTGGAAACCAACTTGTGGGGTTAAGAGTTTGTTGGAAGATAAGGCCATAAGAGTCGGTGGATCTAACCACAGTCATGCCACACAGGACCTCTATGACTCAATTGCAGCTGGAAACTACCCTGAGTGGAAGCTTTTCATTCAGACAATTGATCCTGCTGACGAGGAAAAGTTTGATTTTGATCCACTTGATGTGACCAAGACTTGGCCTGAAGACATCTTGCCCTTGCAGCCTGTGGGTCGCTTGGTTTTGAACAGGAATATCGATAACTTCTTTGCTGAGAATGAGCAACTTGCGTTCTGCCCCTCTATTGTGGTGCCTGGTGTCTATTATTCAGATGATAAGTTGCTGCAAACTAGAATTTTCTCCTACTCTGATACTCAGAGGTATCGCCTTGGCCCAAATTATCTGCAGCTTCCAGCAAATGCTCCCAAGTGTGCTCATCACAACAATCACCAtgatggtttcatgaattttATGCATAGGGATGAGGAG GTCAATTACTTTCCTTCAAGATATGATCCTGTTCGTCATGCTGAGAAGTACCCTATTCCTTCTGCTATTCTTTCTGGCAACTGTGAGAAG TGTGTCATTCCAAAGGAGAACAACTTCAAGCAGCCTGGGGAGAGATACCGTTCCTTTTCATCAGATAG GAAAGAGCGATTTATTCGACGTTGGGTTGAGGCCATGTCTGACCCAAGGGTTACCTATGAAATCCGCAGTATTTGGATCTCATACTGGTATCAG GCTGACAAGTCTCTGGGACAGAAGATTGCTTCTCATCTCAACATGAGGCCAACCATGTGA